Proteins from a single region of Zonotrichia leucophrys gambelii isolate GWCS_2022_RI chromosome 17, RI_Zleu_2.0, whole genome shotgun sequence:
- the AKNA gene encoding microtubule organization protein AKNA isoform X4 — MASPAPWLRWTQTELTRWHGKEEEEEEEEEEEDDFERRMDEDGVIGLGEGARSPPWGGSEELQEGSPAHEGRWQPRQEPAEEDEERGSSGGDEGPWGAESDGDPYPELSSGGCWGSGSSGSPEAMRDRRALCQPRGCSTDGGDTSGLSDTSPGPGTPSRQLRGWDTAGDTLGGHRQEWSPRRSLPLQLSPDGPERFPEPQRAGTGMAPAGVAPTGQPQGTGNAPAPQGHGRSRVPKKAAPAVVPPKAARQSRSLSPRRRTGAKGTKDPSGTGTEGTQYGRGRLNHPLPDLSKVEARVKFDQSYRPPRGRVLPARPRGPVGFKSPAEIVREVLLSSGEGASPQPPSTAGLPQELRSPRQATALVQQLQDDYHKLLTKYAEAENTIDQLRLGARVSLFSDPPQPSRSLAVGTVATGSPVMTLSIPQARTAALGMATAPAPASPAAAAAPGLSEQGGSAQPQSPPPPGGRCPTCPGLCCCPGPRLTRALAGQSRRLQAQVESFESWVHAGTPTPSEQLQRMRMLKDAQDALEREYLRGRQQLPAAAGGFDPDRAVEGEIYRLGLRLEGLRERLEPGGRRQSLPQPLPQLPPQPRCPQAPSPPPADHSPRPESPALVEDPRGTAGDSEGVAGGLPWPLWHKQRQVEEDFGELLEHRPLLPAGPPRYKHFKSLPESLSLEQLSLVGSQSQEEVDAPKAGDGGPSKVPCRTRSLEEEPSLEPLALHLPQRRAATLPPRGPANLEETLGHPSPAPAEEPPASAKPPLGVPGPPRVSLSLGGTGSGATQPGPHKEQRIVSPETDSGFVGSEASRVSPPVHTPEQHPPGPGAPGSLGPSVPIPSSLRTPRERETTPLPSETALMGIYPPRGTGEPPSSPSESSSPPRWAEGSEVGPDPDGDGTHTDSEVGDRSCASAGGRPPAMARSPTSPLPSPQTPSPTLLSPDLPSVDPAHCDLLGSRLERDQAIRALQDEVWRLRRRLEESLCHSRSYPEGKATPRVTPGRRQPPASAPSAPQDAAPSGQPSPPVRGRAAPGVTPMRRGRSASLPRDKPELDLGLELGPGGCHPPSLSSATASESEPGPRAPPALRKHLGKPPGAVTFRGQHAAASGGGDTPRQPQHSTPRRTSCPTCRAPTGTRDTATHAERGPGGSCPPGPHAGAQKPEQPGIWYLAAPPAATVCLAPVPLVPYVPSMLYCSPAVPTSAPGLAGVPLAVSAGARRAERPPRPQGHQRCLSLELDELEELNWCLGRAVEAAQSARLSSSRLSRALAAELGRPRGLRGSCLF; from the exons ATGGCCAGCCCGGCACCATGGCTGCGCTGGACGCAAACAGAGCTGACGCGCTGGCACggcaaagaggaggaggaggaggaggaggaggaggaagaagacgACTTTGAAAGGCGGATGGACGAGGATGGGGTCATCGGCCTGGGGGAGGGCGCCAGGAGCCCCCCGTGGG GTGGCAgcgaggagctgcaggaggggtcCCCGGCACACGAGGGGCGATGGCAGCCGCGGCAGGAGCCGGccgaggaggatgaggagcgGGGCAGCTCCGGGGGGGACGAGGGGCCCTGGGGGGCGGAGAGCGATGGGGATCCCTACCCTGAGCTGTCCTcggggggctgctggggctcgGGCTCCAGCGGCAGCCCCGAGGCCATGAGGGACCGCcgggctctgtgccagccccggggctgcagcaCGGACGGCGGGGACACCTCAGGACTCTCGGACACCAGCCCTGGCCCCGGCACCCCGTCCCGCCAGCTCCGGGGCTGGGACACGGCCGGGGACACCCTCggggggcacaggcaggagtgGAGCCCCAGACGGAGCCtccccctgcagctctcccccGATGGCCCCGAGCGTTTCCCCGAGCCCCagagggctggcacagggatggcacccGCTGGCGTGGCACCCAccgggcagccccagggcaccgGGAATGCCCCGGCACCCCAAGGGCACGGCAGATCCCGAGTGCCCAAGAAAGCAGCGCCCGCCGTGGTGCCCCCCAAGGCCGCCCGGCAGTCGCGATCCCTGAGCCCCCGGAGGCGAACGGGTGCCAAGGGGACAAAGGATCCCTCGGGAACGGGCACCGAGGGCACCCAGTACGGCCGAGGGCGCCTCAACCACCCCCTGCCCGACCTGTCCAAGGTGGAGGCGCGGGTGAAGTTCGACCAGAGCTACCgcccgccccggggccgggtgctgcccgcccgcccccgcggCCCCGTCGGCTTCAAATCCCCGGCCGAGATCGTCCgggaggtgctgctgagcagcgGGGAGGGCGCGTCCCCGCAGCCCCCCAGCACGGCCGGGCTGCCGCAGGAGCTCAGGTCCCCCAGACAAGCCACGGCgctggtgcagcagctccag GACGACTACCACAAGCTGCTGACCAAGTACGCCGAGGCTGAGAACACCATCGACCAGCTGCGCCTGGGCGCCAGG gtgagcctgTTCTCCGACCCGCCGCAGCCCAGCCGCAGCCTTGCCGTGGGCACTGTGGCCACCGGGAGCCCAGTGATGACCCTGAGCATCCCGCAGGCACGGACAGCGGCTCTGGGCATGGccacagccccggccccggcctcGCCAGCTGCAG ctgcagccccggGACTGTCAGAGCAGGGGGGTTCAGCCCAGCCTCAGTCCCCTCCTCCACCCGGGGGGCGCTGCCCCACCTGCcccgggctgtgctgctgccccgGCCCCCGGCTCACCCGGGCCCTGGCGGGGCAGAGCCGCCGGCTGCAGGCACAG GTGGAATCCTTTGAAAGCTGGGTGCATGCAGGGACCCCCACGCCTTCAGAACAGCTCCAG AGGATGAGGATGCTGAAGGACGCGCAGGATGCGCTGGAGCGGGAATACCTGCGGGGCCGGCAGCAGCTCCCGGCGGCTGCGGGGGGGTTTGATCCGGACCG GGCAGTGGAAGGGGAGATTTACCGCCTGGGGCTGCgcctggaggggctgagggagcggCTGGAGCCGGGGGGCAGGCGGCAgtccctccctcagcccctccctcagctccccccgcagccccgctgtccccaagCCCCATCCCCACCACCGGCTGACCATTCCCCACGCCCCGAG agccctgcGCTGGTGGAGGATCCtcgggggacagcaggggacagcgagggggtGGCAGGGGGCCTGCCCTGGCCCCTCTGGCACAAGCAGCGCCAAGTggaggaggattttggggagctgctggagca CCGCCCCCTCCTGCCCGCGGGTCCCCCCAGGTACAAGCACTTCAAGTCCTTGCCGGAGTcgctgagcctggagcagctgagcctggTGGGGAGCCAGTCCCAGGAGGAGGTGGATGCACCCAAGGCAGGGGATGGTGGCCCCAGCAAGGTCCCCTGCAGGACACGGTCACTCGAGGAGGAGCCCAGCCTCGAGCCCTTGGCCTT gCACCTCCCACAGAGAAGAGCTGCGACTCTCCCCCCCAGAGGACCCGCAAACCTGGAGGAGACACTGGGCcacccctcccctgcccctgctgagGAGCCACCAGCCTCTGCCAAGCCccccctgggggtccctgggccACCAcgggtgtccctgtccctcgGTGGGACAGGCAGCGGTGCCACCCAGCCTGGGCCCCACAAG gagcagcgcATCGTGTCCCCAGAGACCGACAGTGGCTTCGTGGGCTCGGAGGCCAGCAGGGTGTCACCCCCCGTGCACACCCCCGAGCAACATCCCCCTGGCCCAGG GGCTCCGGGCTCGCTGGGACCCTccgtccccatccccagcagcctccGTACCCCACGGGAGAGAGAGACGACCCCGCTTCCCTCCGAGACAGCACTGATGGGCATCTACCCCCCGAGGGGCACAGGGGagccccccagcagcccctctgagAGCAGCTCCCCCCCTCgctgggctgagggcagcgAGGTGGGACCCGACCCCGACGGTGACGGCA CTCACACGGACTCGGAGGTGGGagacaggagctgtgccagcgCCGGTGGCCGCCCcccagccatggccaggagccCCACCAGCCCCCTGCCCTCGCCCCAAACGCCATCCcccaccctcctgtcccccGACCTGCCGTCCGTGGACCCGGCTCACTGTGACCTGCTGGGCTCCCGTCTGGAGCGCGA CCAGGCCATCCGGGCGCTGCAGGACGAGGTGTGGCGGCTGCGGCGGAGGCTGGAGGAGAGCCTGTGCCACTCCCGCAGCTACCCCGAGGGAAAAGCCACTCCCCGTGTCACCCCGGGCAGGAGGCAGCCGCCGGCCAGCGCACCATCGGCCCCGCAGGACGCGGCACCCTCGGG GCAGCCGAGCCCCCCGGTGCGGGGCAGGGCGGCCCCCGGGGTCACACCCATGCGGAGGGGCAGGTCGGCATCGCTGCCACGGGACAAGCCCGAGCTGGACCTCG GTCTGGAGCTGGGTCCCGGCGGATGCCACCCCCCTTCCCTGTCCTCTGCCACAGCCTCCGAGTCAGAGCCCGGGCCccgggcacccccagccctgcggAAGCACCTTGGGAAGCCCCCGGGGGCGGTGACATTCCGGGGACAGCACGCAG CTGCATCTGGGGGAGGTGACACCCCccggcagccccagcacagcacccccaggagAACGTCCTGCCCCACCTGCCGGGCACCCACAGGcaccagggacacagccacACACG CAGAGCGTGGCCCTGGTGGCTCCTGTCCCCCAGGTCCCCACGCTGGAGCCCAGAAGCCGGAGCAACCTGGAATTTGGTACTTGGCAGCCCCCCCTGCTGCCACCGTCTGCCTGGCACCCGTCCCCCTCGTGCCTTACGTGCCCTCCATGCT CTACTGCTCCCCAGCAGTTCCTACCTCAGCCCCAGGCCTGGCCGGGGTCCCCCTCGCTGTCTCCGCGGGTGCCCGGCGGGCAGAGCGTCCTCCCCggccccagggccaccagcgctgcctgagcctggagctggatgagctggaggagctgaacTGGTGCCTGGGCCGGGCTGTGGAGGCTGCCCAGAGCgccaggctgagctccagccGCCTCAGCCGGGCCCTGGCCGCAGAGCTGGGCCGGCCGCGGGGCCTGCGCGGCTCCTGCCTCTTCTga
- the AKNA gene encoding microtubule organization protein AKNA isoform X3 → MASPAPWLRWTQTELTRWHGKEEEEEEEEEEEDDFERRMDEDGVIGLGEGARSPPWGGSEELQEGSPAHEGRWQPRQEPAEEDEERGSSGGDEGPWGAESDGDPYPELSSGGCWGSGSSGSPEAMRDRRALCQPRGCSTDGGDTSGLSDTSPGPGTPSRQLRGWDTAGDTLGGHRQEWSPRRSLPLQLSPDGPERFPEPQRAGTGMAPAGVAPTGQPQGTGNAPAPQGHGRSRVPKKAAPAVVPPKAARQSRSLSPRRRTGAKGTKDPSGTGTEGTQYGRGRLNHPLPDLSKVEARVKFDQSYRPPRGRVLPARPRGPVGFKSPAEIVREVLLSSGEGASPQPPSTAGLPQELRSPRQATALVQQLQDDYHKLLTKYAEAENTIDQLRLGARVSLFSDPPQPSRSLAVGTVATGSPVMTLSIPQARTAALGMATAPAPASPAAAAAPGLSEQGGSAQPQSPPPPGGRCPTCPGLCCCPGPRLTRALAGQSRRLQAQVESFESWVHAGTPTPSEQLQRMRMLKDAQDALEREYLRGRQQLPAAAGGFDPDRAVEGEIYRLGLRLEGLRERLEPGGRRQSLPQPLPQLPPQPRCPQAPSPPPADHSPRPESPALVEDPRGTAGDSEGVAGGLPWPLWHKQRQVEEDFGELLEQYKHFKSLPESLSLEQLSLVGSQSQEEVDAPKAGDGGPSKVPCRTRSLEEEPSLEPLALHLPQRRAATLPPRGPANLEETLGHPSPAPAEEPPASAKPPLGVPGPPRVSLSLGGTGSGATQPGPHKEQRIVSPETDSGFVGSEASRVSPPVHTPEQHPPGPGAPGSLGPSVPIPSSLRTPRERETTPLPSETALMGIYPPRGTGEPPSSPSESSSPPRWAEGSEVGPDPDGDGTHTDSEVGDRSCASAGGRPPAMARSPTSPLPSPQTPSPTLLSPDLPSVDPAHCDLLGSRLERDQAIRALQDEVWRLRRRLEESLCHSRSYPEGKATPRVTPGRRQPPASAPSAPQDAAPSGQPSPPVRGRAAPGVTPMRRGRSASLPRDKPELDLGLELGPGGCHPPSLSSATASESEPGPRAPPALRKHLGKPPGAVTFRGQHAGTRYQAGTPHATAAPREEPGTSGCPRCHRGKMASAASGGGDTPRQPQHSTPRRTSCPTCRAPTGTRDTATHAERGPGGSCPPGPHAGAQKPEQPGIWYLAAPPAATVCLAPVPLVPYVPSMLYCSPAVPTSAPGLAGVPLAVSAGARRAERPPRPQGHQRCLSLELDELEELNWCLGRAVEAAQSARLSSSRLSRALAAELGRPRGLRGSCLF, encoded by the exons ATGGCCAGCCCGGCACCATGGCTGCGCTGGACGCAAACAGAGCTGACGCGCTGGCACggcaaagaggaggaggaggaggaggaggaggaggaagaagacgACTTTGAAAGGCGGATGGACGAGGATGGGGTCATCGGCCTGGGGGAGGGCGCCAGGAGCCCCCCGTGGG GTGGCAgcgaggagctgcaggaggggtcCCCGGCACACGAGGGGCGATGGCAGCCGCGGCAGGAGCCGGccgaggaggatgaggagcgGGGCAGCTCCGGGGGGGACGAGGGGCCCTGGGGGGCGGAGAGCGATGGGGATCCCTACCCTGAGCTGTCCTcggggggctgctggggctcgGGCTCCAGCGGCAGCCCCGAGGCCATGAGGGACCGCcgggctctgtgccagccccggggctgcagcaCGGACGGCGGGGACACCTCAGGACTCTCGGACACCAGCCCTGGCCCCGGCACCCCGTCCCGCCAGCTCCGGGGCTGGGACACGGCCGGGGACACCCTCggggggcacaggcaggagtgGAGCCCCAGACGGAGCCtccccctgcagctctcccccGATGGCCCCGAGCGTTTCCCCGAGCCCCagagggctggcacagggatggcacccGCTGGCGTGGCACCCAccgggcagccccagggcaccgGGAATGCCCCGGCACCCCAAGGGCACGGCAGATCCCGAGTGCCCAAGAAAGCAGCGCCCGCCGTGGTGCCCCCCAAGGCCGCCCGGCAGTCGCGATCCCTGAGCCCCCGGAGGCGAACGGGTGCCAAGGGGACAAAGGATCCCTCGGGAACGGGCACCGAGGGCACCCAGTACGGCCGAGGGCGCCTCAACCACCCCCTGCCCGACCTGTCCAAGGTGGAGGCGCGGGTGAAGTTCGACCAGAGCTACCgcccgccccggggccgggtgctgcccgcccgcccccgcggCCCCGTCGGCTTCAAATCCCCGGCCGAGATCGTCCgggaggtgctgctgagcagcgGGGAGGGCGCGTCCCCGCAGCCCCCCAGCACGGCCGGGCTGCCGCAGGAGCTCAGGTCCCCCAGACAAGCCACGGCgctggtgcagcagctccag GACGACTACCACAAGCTGCTGACCAAGTACGCCGAGGCTGAGAACACCATCGACCAGCTGCGCCTGGGCGCCAGG gtgagcctgTTCTCCGACCCGCCGCAGCCCAGCCGCAGCCTTGCCGTGGGCACTGTGGCCACCGGGAGCCCAGTGATGACCCTGAGCATCCCGCAGGCACGGACAGCGGCTCTGGGCATGGccacagccccggccccggcctcGCCAGCTGCAG ctgcagccccggGACTGTCAGAGCAGGGGGGTTCAGCCCAGCCTCAGTCCCCTCCTCCACCCGGGGGGCGCTGCCCCACCTGCcccgggctgtgctgctgccccgGCCCCCGGCTCACCCGGGCCCTGGCGGGGCAGAGCCGCCGGCTGCAGGCACAG GTGGAATCCTTTGAAAGCTGGGTGCATGCAGGGACCCCCACGCCTTCAGAACAGCTCCAG AGGATGAGGATGCTGAAGGACGCGCAGGATGCGCTGGAGCGGGAATACCTGCGGGGCCGGCAGCAGCTCCCGGCGGCTGCGGGGGGGTTTGATCCGGACCG GGCAGTGGAAGGGGAGATTTACCGCCTGGGGCTGCgcctggaggggctgagggagcggCTGGAGCCGGGGGGCAGGCGGCAgtccctccctcagcccctccctcagctccccccgcagccccgctgtccccaagCCCCATCCCCACCACCGGCTGACCATTCCCCACGCCCCGAG agccctgcGCTGGTGGAGGATCCtcgggggacagcaggggacagcgagggggtGGCAGGGGGCCTGCCCTGGCCCCTCTGGCACAAGCAGCGCCAAGTggaggaggattttggggagctgctggagca GTACAAGCACTTCAAGTCCTTGCCGGAGTcgctgagcctggagcagctgagcctggTGGGGAGCCAGTCCCAGGAGGAGGTGGATGCACCCAAGGCAGGGGATGGTGGCCCCAGCAAGGTCCCCTGCAGGACACGGTCACTCGAGGAGGAGCCCAGCCTCGAGCCCTTGGCCTT gCACCTCCCACAGAGAAGAGCTGCGACTCTCCCCCCCAGAGGACCCGCAAACCTGGAGGAGACACTGGGCcacccctcccctgcccctgctgagGAGCCACCAGCCTCTGCCAAGCCccccctgggggtccctgggccACCAcgggtgtccctgtccctcgGTGGGACAGGCAGCGGTGCCACCCAGCCTGGGCCCCACAAG gagcagcgcATCGTGTCCCCAGAGACCGACAGTGGCTTCGTGGGCTCGGAGGCCAGCAGGGTGTCACCCCCCGTGCACACCCCCGAGCAACATCCCCCTGGCCCAGG GGCTCCGGGCTCGCTGGGACCCTccgtccccatccccagcagcctccGTACCCCACGGGAGAGAGAGACGACCCCGCTTCCCTCCGAGACAGCACTGATGGGCATCTACCCCCCGAGGGGCACAGGGGagccccccagcagcccctctgagAGCAGCTCCCCCCCTCgctgggctgagggcagcgAGGTGGGACCCGACCCCGACGGTGACGGCA CTCACACGGACTCGGAGGTGGGagacaggagctgtgccagcgCCGGTGGCCGCCCcccagccatggccaggagccCCACCAGCCCCCTGCCCTCGCCCCAAACGCCATCCcccaccctcctgtcccccGACCTGCCGTCCGTGGACCCGGCTCACTGTGACCTGCTGGGCTCCCGTCTGGAGCGCGA CCAGGCCATCCGGGCGCTGCAGGACGAGGTGTGGCGGCTGCGGCGGAGGCTGGAGGAGAGCCTGTGCCACTCCCGCAGCTACCCCGAGGGAAAAGCCACTCCCCGTGTCACCCCGGGCAGGAGGCAGCCGCCGGCCAGCGCACCATCGGCCCCGCAGGACGCGGCACCCTCGGG GCAGCCGAGCCCCCCGGTGCGGGGCAGGGCGGCCCCCGGGGTCACACCCATGCGGAGGGGCAGGTCGGCATCGCTGCCACGGGACAAGCCCGAGCTGGACCTCG GTCTGGAGCTGGGTCCCGGCGGATGCCACCCCCCTTCCCTGTCCTCTGCCACAGCCTCCGAGTCAGAGCCCGGGCCccgggcacccccagccctgcggAAGCACCTTGGGAAGCCCCCGGGGGCGGTGACATTCCGGGGACAGCACGCAG GGACACGGTACCAGGCGGGGACACCACATGCCACCGCGGCACCCCGAGAAGAGCCGGGCACCTCGGGGTGTCCCCGATGTCACAGGGGCAAGATGGCATCAG CTGCATCTGGGGGAGGTGACACCCCccggcagccccagcacagcacccccaggagAACGTCCTGCCCCACCTGCCGGGCACCCACAGGcaccagggacacagccacACACG CAGAGCGTGGCCCTGGTGGCTCCTGTCCCCCAGGTCCCCACGCTGGAGCCCAGAAGCCGGAGCAACCTGGAATTTGGTACTTGGCAGCCCCCCCTGCTGCCACCGTCTGCCTGGCACCCGTCCCCCTCGTGCCTTACGTGCCCTCCATGCT CTACTGCTCCCCAGCAGTTCCTACCTCAGCCCCAGGCCTGGCCGGGGTCCCCCTCGCTGTCTCCGCGGGTGCCCGGCGGGCAGAGCGTCCTCCCCggccccagggccaccagcgctgcctgagcctggagctggatgagctggaggagctgaacTGGTGCCTGGGCCGGGCTGTGGAGGCTGCCCAGAGCgccaggctgagctccagccGCCTCAGCCGGGCCCTGGCCGCAGAGCTGGGCCGGCCGCGGGGCCTGCGCGGCTCCTGCCTCTTCTga